AAATCAATATCACACCATCTTAATCCTGTAAGTTCTCCGACACGCATACCCGTTCCGAGCATTACTGCAAATATGGGATACCAATGGTTGTATTGCGGACTGTCCTTCAAAAATCGCATAAACAATTCTTGTTCCGGAATAGTCAATGCTTTGCGTTTTTCAACCGAAAAATTATGTGCCTTTTTTAATTCTTTCAGCATATTGTCGGTTGGATTGAGCCGGATATAATTGTCATTGAGTGCCATATCAAAAACTTGATGGAGTATATTATGCAGTGTGTCTATGGTTGATACTTTTAATATTTTTCCATCAGCCAAAGTATTATAAAACCTTTTTACATCAGTTTTCTTGACCATCGTTATTCGCATTTTTCCAAAGTTCGGTCTTATGAAAAGGTTATACATATACTTATAGTTTTGAAATGTATTATCTTTTATTCCTCGCTTCAAGTCGCACCATAAATCAAACATTTCATTTACCGTAACCATTCGTGTTTCGGTTTTTATCCCATCGTGAGCATCGACCGTTATTTGTTCTTCCTTTGCCCGAAGCTCCTCAAGCGTACTTGCATATATGGAATGGCGTTTTCCATCCGGCGAAGTCCATCTGTAATCGTATATACCGTCTTGTCTTTGGGTTTCTCCTTTGCGGAGTGTAATTCTGCTTTTATCTAACCTCCTGTTATTTTTTGCTTTTCTTGTGACTGCACTTGGCATATAAATCTGCTCCTTTCAATATAGCGTTACATTGAAAGGGAACAATCGCTTATATATAGTATAGCTGAATCACACGGTATAAGCAAAAAAATTTCAATGTAAACAGATGGTTGTGTTTTATTAAATAGAGTACATTCTCTCTATATATTCATCAAGTTTCTTTCTCTTAATCAGCCGCTTTGTTCCGACCCATAAAACAAATTCACAATCTTCTTTATCAGAAAGTAATCTGATTTTGTTTATTCCTATACCTGAGTACGCAGCAGCTTCCTCTAATGTTAAATTGCTTTTTTCCCATATTGGTATCTCTTTCACAAAATTACCCCCTTTGGCAAAACAAAAAGGACTGCAAAATTTGCAATCCTTAAAATCTGTTATTTGGTTTTATTAAAAATTAACATTATTCATTACTTCAATAATTGTACGGCATACAGTTTCAAATGTAATATTGGTATATTATTTTTTTTTAGCATAGCGGAAGTTACAATACCGTTATACTTATCAATTAAATTTTTGATTTTCTCAATATGTGTCATAAAATCACCACCTTATACAAATACACTACATATTATATCACGGTTTAGTGTATTTGTATATAGTTTTTGAGAAAAAATTGAATTTTAATACCACAAATTAAAGCACTCGTAAAATGCCTTAATTTCTAATATCAAAGAGTTAAAGCTGTACCCGTCCCGAAAGACGGGTACAACTTAATTTTTTGTTTTGAAGCAATTTCAGACGGTGTATTGCAAGAACACTCCATAGGAATTTCACCTCTCCGCCATCCGACTGAGCTACCCCCATTGCCTGCGACGGCGTTCACAATTCGCCTTTGGGCTCGCTTTGCCTGTCGGCAAAGGCATCGCTTATCAGGCGATTGTTCTCTTTTCCAACAAAAGCTATGCTTTTGCGGGAACCCTGAATTGCTATCCGCTCGGACTGTGGCTGGGTAGAAGTATCATTGTCCCGATATAAAGTTATCGCCTGCAAGATTGCTGCCTTGCTTTGCGGCATTGAT
The Qingrenia yutianensis genome window above contains:
- a CDS encoding excisionase; this translates as MKEIPIWEKSNLTLEEAAAYSGIGINKIRLLSDKEDCEFVLWVGTKRLIKRKKLDEYIERMYSI
- a CDS encoding site-specific integrase; its protein translation is MPSAVTRKAKNNRRLDKSRITLRKGETQRQDGIYDYRWTSPDGKRHSIYASTLEELRAKEEQITVDAHDGIKTETRMVTVNEMFDLWCDLKRGIKDNTFQNYKYMYNLFIRPNFGKMRITMVKKTDVKRFYNTLADGKILKVSTIDTLHNILHQVFDMALNDNYIRLNPTDNMLKELKKAHNFSVEKRKALTIPEQELFMRFLKDSPQYNHWYPIFAVMLGTGMRVGELTGLRWCDIDFDEDLISVNHTLVFYNHGDNKGCTFSINTPKTEAGNRTIPILPSVKEALQMERKMQQEFDVKCSVSIDGYSDFIFVNRFGATQHQGTLNKAIKRIIRDCNDEVLLKSKEKDPVLLPPFSCHSLRHTFTTRAVESGMNVKVLQEVLGHKDISTTLNIYTDVTRDTKKKEVSTLGNYFENLSI